A region from the Marinobacter sp. SS13-12 genome encodes:
- a CDS encoding alpha/beta hydrolase, with product MEQVIPGAHGQPPKGAGEGTLEGWQQEGKWFSYGGHAIFSRMAGQGDALILLHGFPTASWDWHRLWPMLAQHHAVFALDMLGFGFSDKPALYDYSIEDQADMIEGWIAGLGLKEVSILAHDYGCSVAQEILARDQEGLLPFAITRVGFLNGALFPEVHNPLLIQKLLRSPLGGLISRGLSRRTFERNFRRLFGEVNAPVSKDMDDFWYLLTYNNGRGILHKLIHFMEERRCHRHRWVGALQNAKQPMRLISGVADPVSGAAMARRYRELIPHADVVSLRNVGHYPHFESAAEVYRAWRDFCRQTK from the coding sequence ATGGAACAGGTGATACCAGGAGCTCATGGCCAGCCACCCAAGGGCGCAGGGGAAGGGACTCTGGAAGGGTGGCAGCAAGAGGGGAAATGGTTCTCTTACGGCGGGCATGCCATATTCAGCCGCATGGCAGGGCAGGGCGATGCCCTGATACTGCTTCATGGCTTTCCCACTGCGAGCTGGGACTGGCACCGGCTGTGGCCGATGCTGGCACAACATCATGCGGTATTCGCGCTGGATATGCTGGGCTTCGGCTTCTCTGACAAGCCGGCGCTGTACGATTACAGTATTGAAGACCAGGCAGACATGATTGAGGGATGGATTGCTGGCCTCGGGTTAAAAGAGGTCAGCATCCTGGCCCACGATTATGGCTGTAGTGTGGCTCAGGAAATACTGGCTCGTGACCAGGAAGGTTTGTTGCCATTTGCCATCACCCGCGTCGGTTTTCTCAACGGGGCGCTGTTCCCGGAGGTACACAACCCCTTACTGATACAGAAACTGCTTCGCAGTCCTCTGGGTGGATTGATCAGCCGGGGACTGTCCCGTCGTACCTTTGAGCGGAATTTCCGGCGTCTGTTTGGCGAGGTTAACGCGCCTGTTTCGAAAGACATGGATGATTTCTGGTATCTTCTGACCTACAACAATGGCCGGGGCATCCTGCACAAACTGATTCATTTCATGGAAGAGCGCCGTTGCCACCGCCATCGCTGGGTAGGCGCGCTACAGAATGCAAAGCAACCGATGAGGCTGATCTCGGGCGTGGCGGATCCGGTATCAGGCGCGGCAATGGCAAGGCGTTATCGCGAGCTCATACCGCATGCTGATGTTGTCAGCCTGCGCAATGTCGGCCACTACCCGCACTTCGAGAGTGCCGCCGAGGTCTACCGGGCCTGGCGGGACTTTTGCCGGCAAACGAAATAG
- the znuB gene encoding zinc ABC transporter permease subunit ZnuB yields the protein MPIIDAVLGDFFWRALIGGLGVALVAGPLGCFVVWRRMAYFGDTLAHSALLGIALSFLISVPINLGVIITCVVLAVALVLFSRSKTLATDTLLGILAHSALAIGLVTLSFMPDIRVDLTGLLFGDLLAMSRHDLLWIYGGALLILGLLTVLWRGLLMSTIHEELARVEGVPVERLRLALMLMFSIVIAVAMKIVGVLLITALLIIPAATARRLATNPEHMVGLAIVFGFVAVTGGLTLSWHLDTPAGPSVVVTAFSVFLLVYGSARQTQA from the coding sequence ATGCCCATCATTGATGCCGTCCTCGGGGATTTTTTCTGGCGTGCACTGATCGGCGGCCTTGGCGTGGCCCTGGTGGCAGGACCGCTCGGCTGTTTCGTGGTCTGGCGGCGTATGGCCTACTTCGGCGATACCCTGGCCCATTCCGCACTGCTGGGCATTGCCCTGAGTTTTCTGATCAGCGTTCCCATCAACCTGGGGGTAATCATCACCTGCGTGGTACTGGCAGTGGCCCTGGTTCTGTTTTCCCGCAGCAAGACTCTGGCCACCGATACCCTGCTGGGAATTCTGGCCCACAGTGCGCTGGCTATCGGCCTGGTGACACTGAGCTTTATGCCCGACATACGCGTGGACCTGACCGGCCTGCTGTTTGGCGACCTGCTGGCCATGAGCCGCCATGACCTGCTGTGGATCTACGGTGGTGCCCTGTTGATTCTGGGGTTGCTGACCGTGCTGTGGCGGGGGCTGCTGATGAGTACGATTCACGAAGAACTGGCCAGGGTTGAAGGTGTGCCGGTAGAACGCCTGCGACTGGCACTGATGCTGATGTTTTCCATAGTCATCGCCGTAGCCATGAAAATCGTCGGGGTACTGTTGATCACTGCCTTGCTGATTATTCCTGCTGCTACCGCCCGCCGCCTGGCAACCAATCCGGAGCACATGGTGGGACTGGCGATCGTCTTCGGTTTTGTGGCCGTTACCGGGGGGCTGACACTGTCCTGGCACCTTGACACCCCGGCCGGCCCTTCCGTGGTGGTCACCGCCTTTTCCGTTTTCCTACTGGTTTATGGCTCGGCGCGACAGACCCAGGCCTGA
- a CDS encoding GGDEF domain-containing protein has translation MNPLAATNKLATNPTLAVLGFKRRIVYHLYFWAFIAVAPLVMVQWQQGNVVLALLLILFCLNAVAVIAFLRFRGTYFLQGRLFPILAVISAAYSTMINGHAGLYWAYPAAAALFFLLPLKEATVSNIVFVISMSVVSFITFPEADFWRITFSLGLTCLFVMIFAWLVGRLQAELTRLATTDPLTGCLNRSQLADILNSQIQMRERYERVSSLILLDMDYFKTINDRWGHLAGDRVLQELSARLRKRLRENDQLFRIGGEEFMLVLPETRQKDADKVARELLTNISARPFVEGIQITASASVAEVDKGETWSVWLNRADQALYEAKARGRNQVANAVRRQEVTPPEDADPQLADA, from the coding sequence GTGAATCCACTTGCCGCCACCAACAAACTGGCTACAAATCCCACCCTTGCGGTACTTGGCTTCAAACGTCGGATCGTTTACCACCTTTATTTCTGGGCTTTTATAGCCGTTGCTCCTCTGGTGATGGTGCAGTGGCAACAGGGCAATGTGGTGTTGGCGTTACTGCTGATCCTGTTCTGCCTGAATGCGGTTGCTGTCATAGCGTTTCTGCGGTTCCGCGGTACCTATTTTCTGCAGGGGCGACTGTTCCCCATCCTCGCGGTAATCTCCGCTGCTTATTCCACCATGATCAATGGGCATGCCGGGCTTTACTGGGCGTACCCCGCCGCTGCGGCGCTGTTTTTCCTGCTTCCTCTGAAGGAGGCCACCGTCAGCAATATTGTGTTTGTGATCAGCATGTCGGTCGTGTCTTTTATCACCTTTCCGGAGGCTGACTTCTGGCGCATCACCTTTTCCCTGGGCCTGACTTGCCTTTTCGTGATGATCTTTGCCTGGCTGGTAGGGCGACTGCAGGCAGAGCTGACCCGGCTGGCCACCACTGACCCTCTTACAGGTTGTCTTAACCGGTCACAGCTGGCAGACATCCTCAATAGCCAGATTCAGATGCGCGAACGCTATGAGCGGGTATCCAGCCTGATTTTGCTGGACATGGACTATTTCAAGACGATCAACGACCGGTGGGGGCACCTGGCCGGCGACAGGGTTCTGCAGGAGCTGTCAGCCAGGCTGCGCAAGCGGCTGAGGGAGAACGACCAGTTGTTCCGCATTGGCGGCGAGGAGTTCATGCTGGTGCTGCCGGAAACACGCCAGAAAGACGCTGACAAGGTCGCCAGGGAGCTGCTTACAAACATCAGCGCCCGCCCCTTCGTTGAAGGTATCCAGATTACCGCCAGCGCCAGCGTGGCGGAAGTGGACAAGGGCGAAACCTGGTCCGTGTGGCTGAACCGGGCGGACCAGGCACTCTATGAAGCCAAGGCCAGGGGGCGGAATCAGGTAGCCAACGCCGTCAGACGTCAGGAAGTCACCCCACCCGAAGACGCAGACCCACAGTTAGCCGATGCCTAG
- the znuC gene encoding zinc ABC transporter ATP-binding protein ZnuC produces MTEALVELRRVTINFDNRPVVDHVDLRVQRGDIITIIGPNGAGKTTLIKAVLGIQPISDGALTMAPGLTIGYVPQHLTLESTLPLSVKRFMLLSGRSHQECREALAKTGVDHLLDASVHHLSGGEKQRLLLARALARRPDLLVLDEPAQGVDINGQAALYDLIRSLRDDLNCGVIMISHDLHLVMAATDKVICLNQHVCCSGYPADISHDPAFIETFGRPVAESLAVYHHRHNHSHDLHGDVVSGDHDDAHGECSHAHH; encoded by the coding sequence ATGACTGAAGCACTGGTAGAACTCCGACGGGTTACCATCAACTTTGACAACCGGCCAGTGGTGGATCATGTGGATCTGCGGGTTCAGCGCGGAGATATCATTACCATTATCGGCCCCAACGGCGCCGGCAAGACCACGCTGATCAAGGCGGTGCTCGGCATACAACCCATCTCCGACGGCGCCCTGACCATGGCCCCGGGGCTCACCATCGGTTATGTGCCCCAGCACCTGACGCTGGAGTCCACCTTACCGCTCAGCGTAAAACGATTCATGCTGCTCAGTGGCCGCTCCCACCAGGAATGTCGGGAGGCACTGGCCAAGACGGGCGTGGATCACCTGCTTGATGCCTCTGTCCACCACCTGTCAGGCGGCGAAAAGCAGCGGTTGTTGCTGGCCCGGGCGCTGGCCCGCAGGCCGGACCTGCTGGTACTGGACGAACCCGCACAAGGCGTTGATATAAATGGGCAGGCAGCCCTTTACGACCTGATCAGAAGCCTCAGGGATGATCTGAACTGTGGCGTAATCATGATCTCCCATGACCTGCACCTGGTCATGGCGGCTACTGACAAGGTTATCTGCCTCAACCAGCACGTGTGCTGCAGCGGATACCCTGCGGATATCTCCCACGACCCGGCTTTCATTGAAACCTTCGGGCGTCCGGTAGCGGAAAGCCTGGCCGTTTACCATCACCGCCACAACCACAGCCACGACCTGCACGGCGATGTGGTCTCCGGCGACCACGATGATGCCCATGGAGAGTGCTCCCATGCCCATCATTGA
- a CDS encoding chemotaxis protein CheB has product MAGQPGRPAVGIVSDIVLQRHRLQEATSRFGLDVCFSGDPDRLQGYPEFPDASLWLITLEDEADHPVLFDHLLENTEAPVLFGLDPAPKPGSTDYFRWERRLLDKLEQSLGHIEKLDSAAAIEELANEQPQTATSPTLPHWIPPASADLPAEEIWILGASLGGPAAVKTFLDNLPPGLPVGFVYAQHIDNNFTEVLTRVLGRHAHYQLKPAENGYRIHNGDVILMPVEHEWSLDDSGALLQRDTPWPGPYGPSIDQVLLNIGDHYGARCHAIVFSGMGNDGAIAAPLLKAYGSRIWVQESSSCGNSSMPDSVAATGCSVFCGTPEQLARELVKTIEESCLLKGRQKRDSA; this is encoded by the coding sequence ATGGCCGGCCAGCCAGGACGGCCAGCGGTCGGTATCGTCTCGGACATCGTCCTGCAGCGCCACCGGCTGCAGGAAGCCACGTCCAGGTTCGGCCTGGACGTTTGCTTTTCTGGCGACCCGGATCGTCTCCAGGGTTACCCGGAATTTCCGGACGCCAGCCTGTGGCTGATCACCCTGGAAGACGAGGCGGACCATCCGGTCCTGTTTGATCATCTGCTGGAGAATACCGAGGCACCGGTTCTTTTTGGCCTGGACCCGGCCCCGAAGCCCGGCAGCACCGACTATTTTCGCTGGGAACGCCGGTTGCTGGACAAGCTGGAGCAGTCCCTCGGACACATAGAGAAGCTGGATTCCGCAGCGGCTATCGAGGAGCTGGCCAACGAGCAGCCACAAACGGCGACCTCACCCACACTGCCCCACTGGATTCCGCCCGCATCGGCAGATCTGCCGGCCGAAGAAATCTGGATTCTGGGCGCATCACTCGGTGGCCCTGCCGCGGTTAAAACCTTTCTCGACAACCTCCCACCCGGCTTACCGGTGGGTTTTGTCTATGCCCAGCACATCGATAACAATTTTACCGAGGTGCTCACCCGGGTTCTGGGGCGCCACGCTCACTACCAGCTGAAACCGGCAGAGAACGGCTATCGGATCCACAACGGTGACGTTATCCTGATGCCTGTGGAGCATGAATGGTCGCTGGACGACAGCGGTGCACTCCTGCAGCGGGATACACCCTGGCCGGGACCCTACGGCCCGTCCATCGACCAAGTGCTGCTGAATATCGGCGACCATTACGGTGCCCGTTGCCACGCCATCGTGTTTTCCGGCATGGGCAATGACGGCGCCATTGCCGCGCCGTTGCTGAAGGCTTATGGTAGCCGCATCTGGGTGCAGGAAAGCTCCAGTTGTGGCAACAGTTCGATGCCCGATTCTGTGGCAGCCACCGGCTGCTCTGTGTTCTGTGGCACGCCGGAACAGCTGGCCCGAGAACTCGTCAAAACGATTGAAGAATCCTGCCTGCTCAAGGGCCGGCAAAAACGGGATTCCGCCTGA
- a CDS encoding Fur family transcriptional regulator, producing the protein MSSSALPYRPHNHEACVTQALADARTICQQHNARLTPTRERVLELIWQSHKPLGAYDVLAVLAEDGHNAAPPTVYRALDFLQQYGLVHRIASLNAFTGCTHAGKSHNGMFLICRSCGNVLELTAPAVSSAVHTAAAEEAFRPEDVTIEVSGYCPRCASDNAHD; encoded by the coding sequence ATGTCATCCAGCGCTCTTCCCTATCGCCCCCACAATCACGAAGCCTGTGTTACCCAGGCACTGGCTGACGCCAGAACCATCTGTCAGCAGCATAATGCCCGCCTGACGCCAACCCGCGAGCGGGTACTGGAGTTGATCTGGCAGTCCCACAAGCCTCTCGGTGCCTATGACGTTCTCGCAGTGCTGGCAGAAGATGGCCACAATGCCGCGCCACCCACCGTTTATCGTGCCCTGGACTTCCTCCAGCAATACGGGCTGGTGCACCGCATTGCCTCGCTGAATGCCTTTACAGGCTGTACCCACGCTGGCAAGAGCCACAATGGCATGTTCCTGATCTGCCGTTCCTGCGGGAACGTGCTGGAACTGACAGCGCCCGCCGTTTCCAGTGCCGTCCATACGGCCGCCGCGGAAGAAGCCTTCCGGCCGGAGGATGTCACCATTGAGGTTTCCGGCTACTGCCCCCGTTGCGCATCGGATAATGCCCATGACTGA
- a CDS encoding patatin-like phospholipase family protein: MTAVHTRPPVLTIRAGSRAFERLQEKPFTAGDVHVVPGAAGGPKALGISGLDKAIFGDFLPAVPQVRSLIGSSIGSWRFAAVASTDDPKEQLARLADLYTSQRFAKGVSMAEVSRKSVLFLEELLAGCEDHILNHPWYRLNIVVVRSRGMLEHDTRGRLSLGLMNAISANMVSRRHLGRFMERGIIHDARVKAPLAKLVDFPSHEVALSRDNLMPALLASASIPMVMSGVRNIPGAPDGLYRDGGLLDYHLDLPYEQPGVILYSHFTDKVVPGWFDKTLPWRRGDATRLQDVLLVSPSPEYLESLSDKKLPDRKDFERYLGDDAGRERAWRKAIAESDRLGDEFLELVESGRLKDVMRPLDGKR, from the coding sequence ATGACCGCTGTCCACACCCGCCCGCCAGTGTTGACCATCCGCGCTGGCAGCCGTGCCTTTGAACGGTTGCAGGAAAAGCCGTTTACCGCAGGCGATGTGCATGTGGTTCCCGGAGCGGCAGGAGGCCCCAAAGCGCTGGGTATTTCCGGCCTGGACAAGGCCATATTCGGAGATTTTCTACCCGCTGTACCCCAGGTGCGCTCGCTGATCGGTTCCTCCATCGGTAGCTGGCGGTTTGCCGCGGTAGCGTCAACGGACGACCCCAAGGAACAACTGGCCCGCCTGGCCGACCTGTACACCTCCCAGCGCTTCGCCAAGGGCGTCAGCATGGCGGAAGTCAGCCGCAAGAGCGTGTTGTTCCTGGAGGAGCTGCTGGCCGGCTGTGAAGACCATATCCTCAACCATCCCTGGTACCGCCTGAACATTGTCGTTGTTCGCAGCCGCGGCATGCTGGAGCACGATACCAGGGGGCGCCTCAGCCTGGGCCTGATGAATGCCATCAGTGCCAACATGGTCAGCCGCCGCCACCTGGGCCGCTTTATGGAGCGCGGTATCATCCACGACGCCCGGGTTAAAGCACCGCTGGCCAAACTGGTGGATTTCCCCAGCCACGAAGTAGCCCTGAGCCGCGACAACCTGATGCCGGCCCTGCTGGCGTCCGCCTCTATTCCCATGGTGATGTCAGGGGTGCGTAACATCCCCGGCGCTCCGGATGGTCTCTACCGCGACGGCGGCCTGCTGGATTACCACCTGGATCTGCCCTACGAACAGCCTGGCGTTATCCTCTATTCCCATTTCACCGACAAGGTGGTTCCGGGCTGGTTCGACAAAACCCTGCCCTGGCGCCGCGGCGACGCCACCCGGTTGCAGGATGTTCTGCTGGTGTCGCCGTCACCGGAATACCTGGAGTCGCTGTCGGACAAAAAACTGCCGGACCGCAAGGATTTCGAGCGTTACCTCGGCGACGACGCCGGCCGCGAGCGCGCCTGGCGCAAGGCCATCGCCGAGAGCGACCGCCTGGGCGACGAGTTCCTGGAACTGGTGGAATCCGGCCGCCTTAAAGACGTTATGCGGCCTCTGGACGGTAAGCGCTAA
- a CDS encoding PAS domain-containing protein → MENPELTGKGHLLALPHLWAPLLVLAAGLAITGFTAQALETQARALAEEVYHRQHNTLVARLSGYKELPPLATDVPVPEQPVNDLASVGLWLAAVFKNSVPGMLNLRIDTLERHSKTPLFQTIHTANPDRSRSLRSEIAIGEHRWLLTTLPDTRFLEHPAQQSFRFVWLAGLVITLLATVVLVLLCLRLRRWQTRYHTADRAREEYQEQINNMQIEKSILRQALNDSEQRSRDLVGLSGATICELDEEATTGYISPQVADLLQKAPADLAGRPFEQLVAPDCLDNFRRTLQASRQEQQIQRIDLKLLDADDQRVPVTLRVLALRDTLHGFSGYRLSLQPCTQAV, encoded by the coding sequence ATGGAAAACCCCGAACTGACAGGGAAAGGACACCTTCTGGCGCTGCCACACCTGTGGGCACCACTGCTGGTCCTCGCCGCCGGCCTGGCAATTACCGGCTTCACGGCCCAGGCTCTGGAAACGCAGGCCCGCGCCCTGGCCGAAGAGGTCTATCACCGGCAGCACAACACCCTTGTTGCCCGACTGAGCGGCTACAAGGAGCTCCCGCCCTTGGCTACCGATGTGCCTGTACCGGAGCAGCCAGTGAACGACTTGGCATCCGTCGGTCTCTGGCTCGCAGCCGTGTTCAAAAACTCTGTGCCAGGCATGCTGAACCTGCGGATTGATACTCTTGAACGGCATAGCAAGACGCCGCTGTTTCAGACCATTCATACCGCAAACCCGGACCGATCCCGATCACTGCGTTCGGAAATTGCCATCGGGGAACATCGGTGGCTGCTGACGACGCTACCTGATACCCGGTTTCTGGAACACCCGGCGCAACAGTCTTTTCGATTCGTGTGGCTGGCGGGCCTGGTAATAACCCTTCTGGCAACGGTAGTTCTGGTCCTGCTATGCCTGCGATTACGGCGATGGCAGACCCGCTACCACACTGCCGACAGGGCGCGCGAGGAATACCAGGAGCAGATCAACAACATGCAAATTGAAAAATCGATTCTGCGGCAGGCGTTGAATGATAGCGAACAGCGCAGTCGCGACCTGGTAGGGCTCTCCGGAGCGACAATCTGCGAGCTGGATGAGGAGGCCACCACCGGATACATCTCCCCCCAGGTGGCTGACCTGTTACAAAAGGCCCCGGCTGATCTCGCCGGGCGGCCCTTCGAACAACTGGTGGCCCCGGATTGTCTGGACAATTTCCGCAGGACACTCCAGGCCTCGCGGCAGGAGCAGCAGATACAGCGTATTGACCTGAAACTGCTGGATGCCGATGACCAGCGGGTTCCGGTAACCCTGCGGGTTCTGGCATTGCGGGATACGTTGCACGGTTTCAGCGGCTACCGTCTCAGTCTTCAGCCCTGTACTCAGGCGGTATAG
- a CDS encoding chemotaxis protein CheW: MNDNSQTLPCVMIPMSGKQLLLPNVSIAEVVDFVSSDPAANTPEWLVGELEWRGLNLPVISYDAANGGKLTVPGGNRGRIVVLNTIGDHHNSVPFMALVTQGIPSQNRLTEDQIKQIDGEAGPADLMVVEVEGETAIIPDLGYLESLALEASR; this comes from the coding sequence ATGAACGACAACAGCCAAACCCTGCCCTGTGTAATGATCCCCATGAGCGGAAAACAACTGCTGTTACCGAACGTTTCGATAGCGGAAGTCGTGGATTTTGTCAGTTCCGATCCGGCAGCCAATACGCCGGAATGGCTGGTAGGTGAGCTGGAATGGCGCGGTCTGAACCTGCCGGTTATATCCTACGATGCAGCCAATGGCGGCAAGCTCACGGTTCCCGGGGGCAATCGGGGGCGCATTGTGGTGCTGAACACCATTGGCGATCACCATAATTCGGTGCCCTTCATGGCCCTGGTCACCCAGGGTATTCCCAGCCAGAACCGCCTGACTGAGGATCAGATCAAACAGATTGACGGCGAGGCCGGCCCCGCCGACCTGATGGTGGTTGAAGTTGAGGGGGAAACCGCCATCATTCCGGATCTTGGCTACCTTGAGTCCCTCGCGCTGGAAGCATCCCGCTAG